The DNA region CTGCGGTGCAATTGCGCACCAACGAGCGCGATCAGGCGGCACGCAATGTGCGTGTGCTGGCAGGGCTTTACCCTGATGCCCAACTGCGGACCGGCGCCAAGCTGCCTAGCTTGAGTCGCTCGGTCAAAGCGGGCGTGCCTTCGGATGTGTTGCTCAACCGTCCGGACATCGACGCAGCGTATCAGGCGATCCGCGCGGCGGACGAGCGGGTGACCGTGGCGCACCGCGATTTGTTTCCGAGTTTCGTGCTGACCGGCAGCGGCGGGCGCGAGAGTTCGACCTTGGGGGATTTGGCGAAGTCCGGCTTCGATGTATGGTCATTTGGGGCGAGTCTGGCGGCGCCTTTGTTTGAAGGTGGAGCGCGTCGGGCGGAACTCGGAGCGGCAGGCAAGCGCGCCGAGCAGGCATATTTCCGCTATCAGAAAGTGGTGCTCGACGCATTCCGTGAAGTGGAGAACAGCTTGGGGAGCGAACGTTATCTGGCGCGTCAATTGAGTGCGACCGAGGCGGCTTTGGAGGCGGCGCGTCGGGCGGAGACCAAGTCGCGCAGTGACTACGAGCAGGGGCTTGTTGAGATTTTGAACCTATTGATTTCGCAGCGGCAGGTGTTCAGCACCGAAGAAAGTGCGATCCAACTGCGTGCGGCGCGCGCAAAGAACCGGGTGTCGCTCGCGCTGGCACTGGGCAAAGCATACTGATTTTTACGTGGAGATTTGATTATGAAGAAGGTGTTTCACTACGCGTTGTTGCCGTTGCTGGTCCTTGTACTGGCGTTGGGTATTTTCAAGGTCATGCAGTTGACCAAGCCGGAGAAGGGACGGCGTGAGGCGAAGCCGATTGTCGCGCAGATTCCGGTGGAGAAAGTCGCCCCGGCGGCGCACGTGCCGACGATTCAGAGTTTTGGTACGGTGCGTGCGTTTTACGAGACACGGATCGCTGCGTTGGTGGCGGGCGAGGTGGACGAGGTCGCAGCGAATTTCCAAGCGGGTGAGTCTGTGCGTGAGGGGGATGTGTTGATGCAGATCAACCCGGCGGACTACGCGGCGAACGTGGCACAGCAGGAGTCCAATGTGGCTGCGGCCAAGCGTGTGTTGGCCGAGGAAGAAGCGCGCGGTAAGCAGGCGGTGGTGGATTGGAAGTCGTCCGGACGATCGCTGGACTCCGCATCGCCGTACACCTTGCGCGTTCCCCAGCAGGAGGCCGCACGCAAAGCGTTGGCATCCGCGGAGGCCGCGCTTGAGAAGGCGAAACTCGATCTGGAGCGGACCAAAGTGGTGGCTCCGTTCGACGCCATTGTTCAAGAGCGCAGCGCGAGTCCGGGTGGTGTGGTCACTGTGGGGATGCAGGTTGGCACCTTGATCGCCCGTGAAAAGGTTGAGGTTCGCTTGCCTCTCACCCCCGAGCAGGTGGCTCGCTTGAAGTTGCCTCTGGCGTTCCAGCCCGGCAGCTTGCAGCCCATTCCGATCACATTGAAGAGCCCGGCGTACCCAGGCGTTTCATGGCAGGCCTTGGTGACGCGTACCGAGGCAAGTGTCGACCCGCGCAACCAGGTGATCCACGTGATTGCCGAGGTGCAGAAGCCATTTGATGGCGACGGAGCACCGCTGCCGGTGGGGACGTTTGTCACCGCGGTGATGGACGGGCGTCCGGTGGAGGGTGTGTATCTCATTCCGAGCGCATCGTTGCTAGACGATCAGTACGTGTGGACCGTGGATGCGGAATCCAAGCTGCGTCGGCAGGATGTGGTGCGCGTTTTCAGTGCCGGTGGTCAGTCGATGGTGCGGGTTGAGAAAGACGACGCGAAGGAACTGACCGTCGCGATCCGTCCATTGGCGAGCTTCCGCGAAGGCCAGCTCGTGTCGGTCGCAGGCGATGCCGACAGCGCAGCCTCCGGCGAAAGCGGCGAGGCGGAACCAAAGCAACCAGAGGCCGACGCCAAATAACCTGCCCTCACTTTCTATCGGCGCGGGATCCACGCGTCAGCTCTAACCGAATCATCCAGCATGAGCCAACCTCTCGAAGAGAAACACAAGATCATTGCGTGGTTCGCCAGCAATCCGGTGGTCGCCAATATCATGATGCTGACCATCTTGATCGGTGGTCTGTACACGGCGTTCACGATCCGCAAAGAGGCCTTCCCTTCGTTTGCCGGCGAGGCGGTGACGATTGATGTGCCGTTTCTCGGAGGGACGCCGGAGGACGTCGAACGTGGCGTGGCGATCAAGATTGAAGAAGCCCTGGAAGGGGTGGACGGCATTTATCACATCCGCAGTACCTGCACCGAGTCCAGTGCCTCGATCACCGTGGAAGCGGAGGAGGGGTACAATGTGACCAAGTTGCTGGATGACGTGAAGATTCAGATCGACGCGATTCCGTCCTTCCCGGATCAGGTGGAGAATCCGGTGATCAGTGAGCGCAAGCGCCGTGAGTCGAGCATTTGGATCGAAGTGTATGGCGATGCCTCCGAGCGAGTGCTCAAGCAGACGGCCCGTGACTTGCGCGATGAGTTGTTGCGCTCGCCGGATATCAGCAAAGTCAACACGACCGGGGATCGGGCGTATGAGATTTCGATCGAGGTTTCCGAGGACAAGCTGCGCAGCTATGAAATGACCTTCCAAGAGGTGGCTGATGCGGTGCGCTCCAACTCGGTGGATTTGTCCGGTGGTGTGATCCGCAGCGGACGTGGTGAGATTTCGTTGAAGATCCGATCGCAGGCGTACAACACGCGGGACTTTGCCAATATTCCGCTGCGCACGACTGAAGATGGGACCCGGATTTACGTGCGCGACGTGGCGACGGTGCGTGATGGATTTGTCGACCAGGAAGTGATCTCGCGCTTCCAAGGCAAGCGTACCGTGACCCTCAACGTGGTATCCGACGCGACCGACGACATCATCAAAGCGACCGATGCGGCGCGCCGAGTGATGGAGGAATTCAAGGCGGCCGGACGGTTGCCTGAGGGCGTGGAGACGGTGATGTGGAACGATGCATCCAAGGTGATCCGTGCACGTCTCAATTTGTTGGCGCGCAATGGATTGATGGGTGTGGGTCTGGTGTTGGTGATGTTGATGTTTTTCCTCAACTTCCGCCTGGCGATGTGGGTGGCGCTCGGGATTCCGATTTCGTTGGCGGGGGCTGTGTTGATTTTCCCCCTGCCCGGTATCGATATCTCAATCAACGTGCTCACCAGTTTCGCCTTTATTCTGGTGCTCGGCGTGGTGGTGGACGACGCCATCGTCATCGGTGAGAGCATTTACTCGGAGAAGGAGAAACAACCCGACTGCAACCATCCGGGAGCAGACATGCGGGGGACAATCCGCGGTGTGGCCAAAGTGGTTACGCCGGCGACTTTCGGGGTGCTGACAACGATTGCCGCGTTCCTGCCACTGACGCAGGTCAGTGGATTCATGGGGCGTGTGTTTGGTCAGATTGCGATCGCGGTGATCTTCTGTCTGATCTTCTCATTGATCGAATCCAAGCTGATTCTGCCGGCGCACTTGGCGCACATCGATGTGCACAAAGAACCGGGGAACTTCATCTCGCGCCGATGGAGCCGCTTCCAGCGAGCTATCGCCAATGCGTTGTCGCGCTTTGTGGGCAATGTGTACCAGCCGGCGCTGCGTTGGATGATTCCGCATCGCTACACAGTGATCGCCACATTCATCGCTGTGTTCATTGTGGTGGTTGGCTTGTTGGCTACCAACCGTCTGCGCTTCGTCTTCTTCCCGGATATTCCGTTGGACAAAGCAACCGCGACCCTCACGCTTGAGGAGGGGTTGCCGGTTAGTTATTTGCACGAAGAGGCGGAAAAGATCGCCCAGGCGGCGTACGACACCGGCATTCATTTCGAGAAGGAAAGTGGAAGCAACCCAATGCGCCATATTCAGGTGCAGGCCACGACTAACACCCGAGCCACTGTGTCGATTGAGCTCACGCCATCGGAAGAACGTGAGATTCATACCAACTCGATTGTGAATATGTGGCGATCCAAGGTCGGTGGGATTTCCGGTGCCAAGTCGCTGACCTATGTCGGCCGCGGCGGGGCATCGAGCGGGATCGAGATCCAGCTGCAGAGTCAGGATCTGGAAGCCCTGCAGTTGGCGGCCGCCGAGGTGAAGGCGAAGTTGGCAACCTTCCCGGGGGTGAATGACATCGCCGATTCGTTCAATGCGGGACGTCCGGAGATTCGTTTTTCGATCACGCCTCTGGGTGAGGCTGCTGGCTATGACAAGCGATCGTTGGCCGCCAACGTGCGCGATGCGTTCTACGGACGCGAGGCCCAGCGGGTGCAACGGGGGCGCGACGAGGTGAAGGTGATGGTGCGTTACCCGATCGATGACCGCGAGAGCATCGACACCTTGCGTCAGATGCGCGTGCGCGGAGCCGATGGCAAAGCCGTGCCATTCTCGGTCGTGGCGGATACCGAGTTCGACACCGGGCTCGCCAAGATCGACCGATTGGATGGTCAGCGCGTGGTGACGGTCACTGCTGATGCGGATAAGACGGTGACGACTGGGGACGAGGTCTTGGCGATATTGGAGCAAGGCTACTTTGACGAGCTGTTGTCTAAGTATCCGGAGATCAGCATTCGTCTGGGCGGTGAAGCCGAAGAGCGGATGAAGTCGATGACGTCGTTGAAGTTCGGTTTCCTGATTTCGATGTTGCTGATCTACATCCTGCTGGCGATCACGTTGAAGGCTTATGTGAAGCCGTTGTTTATCATGGTGGCGATTCCATTCGGGATCATCGGCGCGCTGATCGGCCACTACATTGTCGGGATTTCCGTCGGGATTCTGTCGGTCTTCGGGATCCTGGCGCTGAGCGGGGTGGTGGTGAATGACTCGTTGGTGTTGATGCACCGCATTGACGCCATTCGTTCACGCTATGAGACGCTGGACGAAGTGATCGTAGTGGCCGGGGGCGAGCGCTTCCGCGCGATTTTGCTGACCTCGATCACGACCTTCGTCGGTTTGGCTCCGTTGTTGGCGGAGACGGAAGTTCAGGCGCAGTTCCTCAAACCAATGGCGGTTGCGCTCGGTTTCGGTGTGCTCTTTGCCACGCTGATTACCTTGGTGCTTTTGCCGATGTTGTTGCTGGTCGCCCGCGATGCGCGCGATGGGTTGCACGGATCGTGGACCCACTGGCGTGAGGTGCTCGGTGGCAAACGAAAGGCGTAGGTAGCGATTGGGCGGGGGCGTTGCCCCCCCCGTTGTGAGGTCGTGTGGATGGGATTGATTCCCAAGGTGACGTCGTGTGGACGGCGCGGTTTCCCAAGGTGAGCCTCGCCTGAGGCTCGCATCAACATTGGGCTGGTTTGCGTATCGCCTTCAGCGATGAGGGCGGGGCTGTGATGCGGGCACAAAAATGGGGAGGCCGATTTTGGTCGGACTCCCCGGTGAGGTTGGGTGAATGCCGTGGGATTACAGGTGGAACCCCCAGAGGCCGTTCTTCATCTCGTAAAGCTTGAAGCTGCGGCCTTCCTCGCCGGGCTTGGTGAACTTGGCGACCTTGCCGGTTTCGGTTGGTTGCGGGGTCTCGTCTTCTTCGATAGTCACTTCGTAACCAGCAATCATTTCAAACTGAGCGACGACTTTCTCGAGTCGCTTCGGGTCGGCGAAGCGCTTCTCGAACTTGGCGACGAATTTTGCGACTTCTTCGTCGGTCTTGGCTTTATGGATCTCGGAGTAGCGTTCGGTGATGAGCTGCTTGAAGTTGGAATTTTTGTAGTACTCTGTGATCTTGGCGAGCCCTTCTTGCGGTGTTTCGGCGAGGGAGCTGGCAAGAGCGAGAAGGGAAAGAGCGGCGATTTTGAGGAATGATTTCATGCTGTTGTGTTTGGGATGGAGGAGAAGTCTTCGGCTATTTATCGTAGAGGCGCAACATTTTGAGCGCTGCCTGATCGTTCTTGTTGGTGAAGCGGATGCGCAGTTTGTCGGTCTCGGTTGGGATCAACGTGCGGACGAACGTGTCGGGCTTGCCGATGTAGACGACCTGCCAACGGTCGTTTTGCCAGCTGTCGATTTCCACCGCCCACACCTTGTCGGCGCGGAAGTCCATCGCGCGGACGCGATGTGGCCCGTCGAGGTTGAGGGTGATGCTGTCTGTCGTGCCGACAGGTACGTGGGCGACTTCACCGGCGAGCAGTTCCTTGGTATCGGTTAGCGGTTGGCTGTTTTCATCGACGATGGTGTTGATGTCGATCAGAGCGGGTGAGCTTAGCAGTTTGACCTCGGGGACGCGGGCTTCGAATCGTTGCCAGGCCGAGGTGAAACAGAACTCGCACTCGGATCCAGCGAGCAAGGCGTGGTCCTGCGGGCTCATCCAGTCGCCTTGCGGATCGCGCACCATCAGGTCATTACCCTGGGTGGCGGCGGCGATGATCTGTCCGCTCGGCAGAGTGAACGAGATGTTCCAGCGTGCGTGGTCTTTGTTCAATGTGCCGCGGACCCAGATGCGGCGGTCATTGATCACCTTGCGCAGTTTCTCCGAATTGCCCCAGTCTTCGCCCTGATCGAAGGTAATGCGGCGTGTATAGCGCACGGGGATGTCTCCGATTTGGTAATCGAAGATCGCATCGGTCTCGACGATGCCGGCTTCTTTCGGGTCGACCGGAACCATTTGCGTGCGGGTGTGCCAGT from Sulfuriroseicoccus oceanibius includes:
- a CDS encoding efflux transporter outer membrane subunit, giving the protein MLMKSYLLGAASLTMLVGCASLPGSFSDSRDPSTTLPEGFDVSQAAVPDVAESLLGIFKDSKLEALVNAAWEANPDLQASAARMEEAGFNLKKAGAPLFPSLTGNAGARTGERLGVSSDTFNATLDTRWEVDVWGKLRAGRRAGAANFAEAKANYEAAKQSIAAQAMQGWFDLVAAEQLLDLAQRRAASFEKSYQLVNTRFENGTTGIGDVHLAKVDLELARAAVQLRTNERDQAARNVRVLAGLYPDAQLRTGAKLPSLSRSVKAGVPSDVLLNRPDIDAAYQAIRAADERVTVAHRDLFPSFVLTGSGGRESSTLGDLAKSGFDVWSFGASLAAPLFEGGARRAELGAAGKRAEQAYFRYQKVVLDAFREVENSLGSERYLARQLSATEAALEAARRAETKSRSDYEQGLVEILNLLISQRQVFSTEESAIQLRAARAKNRVSLALALGKAY
- a CDS encoding efflux RND transporter permease subunit, giving the protein MSQPLEEKHKIIAWFASNPVVANIMMLTILIGGLYTAFTIRKEAFPSFAGEAVTIDVPFLGGTPEDVERGVAIKIEEALEGVDGIYHIRSTCTESSASITVEAEEGYNVTKLLDDVKIQIDAIPSFPDQVENPVISERKRRESSIWIEVYGDASERVLKQTARDLRDELLRSPDISKVNTTGDRAYEISIEVSEDKLRSYEMTFQEVADAVRSNSVDLSGGVIRSGRGEISLKIRSQAYNTRDFANIPLRTTEDGTRIYVRDVATVRDGFVDQEVISRFQGKRTVTLNVVSDATDDIIKATDAARRVMEEFKAAGRLPEGVETVMWNDASKVIRARLNLLARNGLMGVGLVLVMLMFFLNFRLAMWVALGIPISLAGAVLIFPLPGIDISINVLTSFAFILVLGVVVDDAIVIGESIYSEKEKQPDCNHPGADMRGTIRGVAKVVTPATFGVLTTIAAFLPLTQVSGFMGRVFGQIAIAVIFCLIFSLIESKLILPAHLAHIDVHKEPGNFISRRWSRFQRAIANALSRFVGNVYQPALRWMIPHRYTVIATFIAVFIVVVGLLATNRLRFVFFPDIPLDKATATLTLEEGLPVSYLHEEAEKIAQAAYDTGIHFEKESGSNPMRHIQVQATTNTRATVSIELTPSEEREIHTNSIVNMWRSKVGGISGAKSLTYVGRGGASSGIEIQLQSQDLEALQLAAAEVKAKLATFPGVNDIADSFNAGRPEIRFSITPLGEAAGYDKRSLAANVRDAFYGREAQRVQRGRDEVKVMVRYPIDDRESIDTLRQMRVRGADGKAVPFSVVADTEFDTGLAKIDRLDGQRVVTVTADADKTVTTGDEVLAILEQGYFDELLSKYPEISIRLGGEAEERMKSMTSLKFGFLISMLLIYILLAITLKAYVKPLFIMVAIPFGIIGALIGHYIVGISVGILSVFGILALSGVVVNDSLVLMHRIDAIRSRYETLDEVIVVAGGERFRAILLTSITTFVGLAPLLAETEVQAQFLKPMAVALGFGVLFATLITLVLLPMLLLVARDARDGLHGSWTHWREVLGGKRKA
- a CDS encoding efflux RND transporter periplasmic adaptor subunit; its protein translation is MKKVFHYALLPLLVLVLALGIFKVMQLTKPEKGRREAKPIVAQIPVEKVAPAAHVPTIQSFGTVRAFYETRIAALVAGEVDEVAANFQAGESVREGDVLMQINPADYAANVAQQESNVAAAKRVLAEEEARGKQAVVDWKSSGRSLDSASPYTLRVPQQEAARKALASAEAALEKAKLDLERTKVVAPFDAIVQERSASPGGVVTVGMQVGTLIAREKVEVRLPLTPEQVARLKLPLAFQPGSLQPIPITLKSPAYPGVSWQALVTRTEASVDPRNQVIHVIAEVQKPFDGDGAPLPVGTFVTAVMDGRPVEGVYLIPSASLLDDQYVWTVDAESKLRRQDVVRVFSAGGQSMVRVEKDDAKELTVAIRPLASFREGQLVSVAGDADSAASGESGEAEPKQPEADAK